The Spirulina subsalsa PCC 9445 region GTGGTCTTAAATGTGGTCTTGAGTCCCTCCCTACGTTCTCGGGTGGAGTCCGCCAAAGCCGACAGCGAGGCCTCCCTTGATTTATTATTGGAACTGTTAGGATTAGGGGAAGAACCCCGCCGCAAAGCCAGTAAACCCGACAAAACCCCCCAACAAAAAGAACGCACCCAAGAGAATGTAGACGAGTACACCGCCGCCCGCAAACGGTTAATGCGCCTCAAAGAGTGGTTAGGGGTATGGGATAAAGCCCAGCAGGACTTAGAACATTTTGCCGATCAACTACCTGCTTGTTTAGAAAGCCTGCAAGAGATCCTGCAAGTTCCCGAAATTTGGGACGAATTAGAGGACGAATCCATTGACCAAATCATCTTAATTCCCCATCAAGACTTACACCGTCTCCCCCTAACGGCCTTATTGGGAGAGCGCGTCACTGTGACCACCCTTCCGAGTTTACAACTGGGGGAACTGGTCGCCGACCTTGCCCCGGAATCCCCCACCGACGATTTAGCGGATCCGTGGTTAAAAGGGGAAGACTTCGGGACTGACCCCCCCAGTTCAACCCTTCCTCTCCTGTGCCTAGAATGCCCTACAGCCCCGCCCGGAAGCAATCGAACCCATATTACTCAATCGGGCTTAGAAGCCGCTCTATTGGGGGTTATTGTGGGGAATATGCAGCGTTTAGATCCCACCTCAATCAGTCAACGGCAAAGTTTAGAGGCCATTGGGGCGGGACAAGGTTTATTACACCTCCTCGCCCACACCACCTATAACACCGTCAATCCTCTCCAATCTACCCTAGTCCTGCAAGGGTCAGAACGGCTCACCCTACGCCAACTCTCCTCCCTCCCCCTCTCCCGTTATCCCCTCGTCACCTTGGGCGCCGTCGAGATTCCCGTGACAGGATACCCGGAAGACAGCCCCGACTACGGCGGAATTGCTACCATTCTCAATAGCCAAGGGGTGAAGGCTGTCCTCCGTCCCCTCTGGTCGGTTGATCCCACCGTGCGGTTATTATTCATGGTGGAGTTCTACCGACGCATCGCCCGCCGTCAAACGGCCGCCGTCGCTCTCCAACAAACCCAACAGTGGTTACGCCATTTAACCGTTCGTCAATTAGTGCAATGGTACTTAGACCGAGCGCAGGAATTGGAAACCTATCCCCAATCTCTATCGGAAGAGTTAGTCACTGCCGCCCGTCAACGCCAAGAAACCTTAAATCAAGGCAATGGGGATCTAACTCCTTATGCTCATCCTTATTACTGGGCAGCTTTCACCTTATCTGGAAATTCGTAACAGGCTTGTCAGACTTGAAACTACATCTAAGGATAGGTTATCAAGAAAGCAACAGCCCTTTTTCTAGTGGATGTCAACCAAATCATGAGTGAAATGAACTCGAATATCCTTGAAGATGTGCAAATTCCTCGCGAAGTGCGAGTCACCCAACTGCAAAACTTAATTGACACCTTGCGAATTGCTGAGGAAATTGCGACCAAAGGTTACTTAATCAGCAGTTCTGAATTAGCTGACCTGATGGACGTGAATGCTAGTGCTGTCACGAGTCGTGGGGATCACTGGTCTTGGCGAAATTGGGTAATTTCAAGAGTCCGCAGAGAAGGGAATCAAATTCTCTGGCAATTAGAACGGGTAGATTAAACAACAGGGAACGGGGAACGGGGAACGGGCAGCAGGGGAGCAGGGGAGAATTGATAATTATTCCCTATCACCTATTCCCGATTCCCGATTCCCGATTCCCGATTCCCGATTCCCGACTCCCGACTCCCTGTTCCCTGTTCCCTATTTCGTAATGCTTACTAGCCTCCTTTGGATTCTGCTCATGGGCTTTTTTGTCGGTCAAATTGCCCGACGTTTAAAAGCACCGCCCCTATTTGGGATGATTCTGGCGGGGATTATCTTAGGGCCAGAAGTGGCTAATGTTCTCACATCAGAAATACTGGAATCGGCTCAGTCCCTGCGGATTATCGCGGTCATGATCATCTTGATGAAGGCCGGGTTAGGATTAGACTGGGAAAAACTGGCTCAACAAGGTAGCGTGGCCATTCGCTTAGGCTTTCTCCCTGCCACTTTTGAAGCGGTTGTAGTTGCGATCGCCTCTATCTTCCTCTTTCAACTAGACTGGATGACTGGACTCCTGCTAGGCTGTGTCGTAGGGGCAGAATCCCCCGCCGTCATTGTCCCCGGAATGTTACGTCTCAAAAGTCTAGGCTGGGGTGTCAGTAAAGGCATCCCCGACACCATTCTAACCGGAAGTGCCGTCTCCGATGTCTTACTCCTCCTGCTGTTTAACCTCCTGCTCAATTTCCTCTCCCAAGGCATGGACACCGGAATCACCCTCCCCGGTGGCCTGACCTTAAACGCGCTGGAATTACTCCCCCTGCAAGTCATCAGTCAAATTGCTGTCGGTATTGGTTTAGGATTTTGTGCCGCCCGTTGGCTTATTTCCCTGTTAGTGCGGCAAAACTGGACTCAAAATAGTGTACAGGATACCCTCGTTGTGGCCGGAATTGCCCTGCTTTTGGTCGTGACGGCCGAACAAATCCCCCTCTTTTCCGGTTATATGGCCGTCATGTCAACAGGTTATTTTTTACTGGAATTCGATGCTCCCCTAGCCCGAGAAATTCGTAAAGGTTTTGATGGATTATGGATTGGGGCAGAAATTATCCTCTTTGTCCTCATGGGGGCTAGTGTGCAACTCTCCGTCTTGGGTGATGTATTACTGCCCGGATTGCTACTCCTCGCCATTGGTACCTTAATCGGACGGGGGTTAGGCTGGTATCTTTCTACATTAGGCAGTAATTGGACTCCCTCAGAGCGACTGTTTTTATTAGCTGGAAATTCGGCTAAGGCCACTGTCCAGGCGGCTATTGGGGCGATTCCCCTCGCCTATGGTATCGCGGGAGGGGAGATTATTCTAGCGATCGCCGCCCTGTCCATCTTAGTGACTGCCCCCCTCGGTGCTTGGGCAATTCCCACCTTTGCCCCCAAACTCCTCCAAAAAGGGGAAGTAGACCCCACCAAAGTTAATATCAGCCGCCCCGTGCGTTTACTGGTCGCCGTAGACACTTCCCCCCTCTCCCATCCCATTATGGTTAAAGCGGCCGACCTCGCCCGACGGGGCAACAGTGAGGTCATTGTGTTGCACGTCCTTTGTACCGATGACCCCCTAGGACTGGATAACCTGAGACAAAGCGCCCGACAAGTCTTCGCCGATATTCGCCATAGATTCATCACAGTCACCGGGTCAATTTCTGAAGAAATTGTCCGCACCGCTCAACAGTACCAAGTGGATGAAATTATCATGGGCAAACGAGGAAAACGGAGTTTATCGGAGCAAATTTTAGTGAATTCCGTCTCCCAAGCCATTTTAGAAACGGCCGCTATCCCTGTGATTATCGTTACTCCACCTTACGTTCTGCAATGACCGCATAAAAGGGATCTTGTCCTCCCATGCCCAACATTTGGAGGAAACTGGGCAGTTCAGAACGTTGAATAATCACCTCCGGTTCAGTGAACCCAGAAATCGCTTTAAGATAAGCCTTAACTAAGGCCACCCGTCCCATTTCGCTATTATCCCGCCAAGCGGCGATCGCCTTTTGATAAAACATCCGGTTAGAAAAGCTGATAATCAACAATCCCCCCGGTTTGAGAAGGCGACAAATTTCACTTAAAACAATCTCGGGATACTGTAAATACTGCACCGACACACAGATTAACACCGCGTCAAATTCCCCATCGGAAAAGGGCAATTGAGGGGTACTGTTCAAATTCTGCACAACATAATGATTCAGTCGCGGATTTTTCCTCAACTCCTCCTCATTCATCCCGTGACCTTCAACATGGGCAAATTCCACCTCATCCGGCAGATGAGACACCCAACTACTCATCAAGTCCAGAACGCGACTGTTGGGTTTTAAGCGTTCCCGATAAAGTTGGGTCAGTTGGTCAATGAAATGATCATCAACATGAGTCACAAAGCGAGGGACAGAATAGAAAAACCCATCATCCCCATTATCGTATTTCGTCCGTGCTTCCGGTTTCAACAACATAGTTCACAGGCATTTCTAGGATCTCCACTCCATAGGATAAAGGAAAGAGACAGTGAATTGTCCCCAGTTCCCCCCCCCCTCCCAAAAACAGGATATCCGGAATCCTCAATTTTTGGTCTGTAGCTTCTCCTCAAACCACTCTTACCCAGTTTAAATAGGGCGTGCTGAATAACTCTGCTCGTGGGGCTAGGGAACAGGGGGGAGTCAGAAAAAGGCAACCTTTTTTGATTCTTTATCTCTAAAACCTTGCACTTTCTCGCTCCCAATCGAAAGTCCTAGTCACAGTGCTTAGAGGGATATTCAGCAGACACTAAATAAGTCATAACACAGTTTAACCTCTTCTCTTCTGCCCCTGTCCCGGCAATTGTTGCCGTCCCATTCAATCATCAAAGGTCATGAAAAAAGCTCAATGGCTAATCATTCTCCTAGTCCTAGCTCTCCTAATTCTTGCCTTCCTTCAGCCTTCCTTAGCCCTCTTAAGCGGTATTGTTATCACTTGTATTTTATCCTATCAATACCCGCGAATCGCCTTTATTGCCTTGCTGATATATCTTCCTTTTTCTGGGACAATCACTTATCAACTTTTAGGCGGTCATCCCGCCAGTACATTCTTTAAAGATTTTCTTTACTTTCCTGCCTTAATCGGTTTAATTCAATTTCACCAAAAAGAAACCAATCCTGTCAGTATTTCCAAGCCCCTACGATGGTCAATTATCTTGGTCTTTTGCTTCGGTTTATTAACCCTAATCACCGTCAATTTAGCCCAGCAAGTTTTACCCGTGGCTCAGGACGGAATCCC contains the following coding sequences:
- a CDS encoding class I SAM-dependent methyltransferase, with product MLLKPEARTKYDNGDDGFFYSVPRFVTHVDDHFIDQLTQLYRERLKPNSRVLDLMSSWVSHLPDEVEFAHVEGHGMNEEELRKNPRLNHYVVQNLNSTPQLPFSDGEFDAVLICVSVQYLQYPEIVLSEICRLLKPGGLLIISFSNRMFYQKAIAAWRDNSEMGRVALVKAYLKAISGFTEPEVIIQRSELPSFLQMLGMGGQDPFYAVIAERKVE
- a CDS encoding cation:proton antiporter, which gives rise to MLTSLLWILLMGFFVGQIARRLKAPPLFGMILAGIILGPEVANVLTSEILESAQSLRIIAVMIILMKAGLGLDWEKLAQQGSVAIRLGFLPATFEAVVVAIASIFLFQLDWMTGLLLGCVVGAESPAVIVPGMLRLKSLGWGVSKGIPDTILTGSAVSDVLLLLLFNLLLNFLSQGMDTGITLPGGLTLNALELLPLQVISQIAVGIGLGFCAARWLISLLVRQNWTQNSVQDTLVVAGIALLLVVTAEQIPLFSGYMAVMSTGYFLLEFDAPLAREIRKGFDGLWIGAEIILFVLMGASVQLSVLGDVLLPGLLLLAIGTLIGRGLGWYLSTLGSNWTPSERLFLLAGNSAKATVQAAIGAIPLAYGIAGGEIILAIAALSILVTAPLGAWAIPTFAPKLLQKGEVDPTKVNISRPVRLLVAVDTSPLSHPIMVKAADLARRGNSEVIVLHVLCTDDPLGLDNLRQSARQVFADIRHRFITVTGSISEEIVRTAQQYQVDEIIMGKRGKRSLSEQILVNSVSQAILETAAIPVIIVTPPYVLQ